The sequence TTTAGCCCTTTAGACTCCACTTGTAACTTAGAATGACGCCTCTCCAGAATGGTATTGCCACGACTCAATATTCCTACCTGAGACTCTAGCTCCTTCTCGCGCTTTGAGATTACCCGAGGTAACTTATTCAGTGAAGAGATAAGTTCCTAAGtaaaggaatgaacaaattatgACAAAAACCGATATGTGAATATAGTAACCAAAcaaatagaaaggaaaagattaactaaaaatttaagatcctttcataaaaaaaaaaatctctcaaaAATTAGGAATAACATCAGGGGTCTCGGTGGTGGTGGAAAGCTTAAGCGTGGGGGAAGGAATATTCATCCCTCCAATAGAAAGTTCAGGCTATTGATCGGTAGCAACATTTACAACAGTAGCAATAGTCACCTCAACAGCGTCACCACTAGTAATCACTTCAGAACCCACCTGGGCTCCTAGATCCACAGTTTTTGAAGAAACCTGTTGAGGAACTTaagaggaggaggggggaaCATCGGACTGCCCTGTTGAGGAACTAGGCCTGAAAGCACCAGATTCTAATCACTCAATCATCACCTCGATTTCTCGAATTCCTTTGAACTTGAACTCTGGTTGTCTTTCCCTCACTTGCTTCCACAATGAAAAAGCAGTATTCATTAAAGTTAAGGAAGCAGTTCCCTTGTGCATTTCTTGGCATGCCTCCGAGAGAAGATATTCTTCAACACCTTTAGCCTTAGCTGTGGATATTTGCTTTTTCAACTCATCAATCTCAGCCCGCTTCTCCTCGAGCgccttcttctttttatctaccctcttcttctccttcttagAAGCTTTTTTCGAAGAGGAAACCAACGCCTCAGACAATTTCAACTTCTCTTGAACTTCCAGCAGTGATTTCTCAGCAGAATCCTTCTCGGCTTTTGTTGTTTTCAGCACGCCATTCATATGAACTTGCTCATTCTCAAAAAATTCGAGGGATTTCCTCATCGATGTCAGATCTTCctctgattttttgtataccTCAGCCACACTCCTCCTACGCAGCGCTATCTCAGAAAGATAACCTAATGCCTGAATGATCCCAAACCGAGGTCAGAGAatatataaatagaaaataaggaGGAAAGGAAGAATGGGAAAATCATCTCATAACTTCGAGGGAAAGTAGATTTCTCTAACAGCTCGTCAGGCATCCCAGAAAGTATAACTTGATCCTTAGGAGCAATGCCTTTCAAGACCCACTCCTCGAAAACAGCCAGATTACCAACCACCTTTTGATCCTTAGTGATGGACCATTCTGGAATGAACACTCCGATGTCTGCCTTCTCTTTACCTTTATTCTTCCTAGGAACATCAGGAAGATCGGTAGGTATGATGGAAGACTCACTGGCATGGTGATCAATTAATCCTGTGGAAGATCCAACCTCTTGAGGGATTGGCTCCATAAAGAGACTGCCACCTTCCTTTGGGGAGGAACCTTCAACCTCGACATTTCGAGAAGATGTAGGAGAAGGCCTTACTAGCCCTTTCCTGGAGAGACCCTTATCTCTTGGGGAGGAAGAAGCTTTCCTTTTCCTACTCACACTCACTTCTGGAGGATCGGAAACCTGATTTCCATCAATGCGGAAATCTTTCTCCACTATGTGGCTAGTCAAAGACTCCAAGCCGAAATTCACTGCcatgtaaacaaaaaatatcGTTATAAAATAGAATAGGATAAATTCTTATCTATTGTTTATAAAACCTCCATTCCCGAGGTACTCACCCAATTCTAGCTCACCCAAATCTTATAAATCAACAGTTTCACCCTTGATCCAATTCCCATCTGCCATAATAGCTTCAAAACTAGCTTGATCAGTAGGATCCAGGGGAATGATCTTGTTTCCCTCCTTGGTATTGGGAAAACCCCATTTTAGGGGGCATTCTGGTCCCGTGTGAATTGCCCAAAAGAATTGCTGTTTCCAGCCATGGTTGGATGAAGGAAGAGACTGTTGTTCAATGGCtatcactgagagggggggtgaatcagtgatccaaaattttcaatttcttccccACTGGCACTGATAATTATTGGGCGTATCTGAAAAACAAACCACAAGGTCGTGTACACTCCCCAGCCAGACTTaaaggctctaccaagtgtgtacacccatcctgcaaCCCACACACTCTAAATGCAACAATAAAGATATAATGCAAAAATCCACACGCACAACACAAGGTATATGTGGTTCGGCaaattgcctacatccacggagcaatgCCACTAAAGGCTTCGTATTTGCTCAATACTCAACTTTTGCTGCACCTATAGCTTGGAGCACCCACACCCAAATTTTCTCAGCATAGAATTGAGAGGGCAATTAGTGCTAGTACAAAAAGTACCCACTGTCTGAGAGCACCCACTCCCAGTATTTAGCACCCactaaatacaaaacaaaaatcaatagaGTTGGGTTTATATCAATACCCTACAATCAAGCTTAGACTAGCTTAGGTTATCAACATGCATCACCTAACACTAGTAATAATAGAGAACACAGACAATCACAAAGAAAAATAGGAGGTAAAAAGCCTTACAACCATTTGTCTGTACCGATCTCAGATGTGATGGAGCCCACTGGAACTACCAACTCTTCCCTTGTAAGGAGAAACTTGGGTTTTCAAGTAGACACTGCCATAAGGGGACCACAGATAGctcttttcttcttgtctcttcatcctcttggatttcttcaagaaccaATCAAAATCCCAATTTCCTCATGAACAATACTTCAACAAGCAAGTTgcaatcttcaaaaacccattGAAAATAAACTTGATGCAACCCAAAACAGCCTTCaattttttcaaaaccaaagctttagagagagagatcgaCCCCATCTAGGTTTTTCAATGTATCGTGTTCTTCACaatttttctctgttttcttccaAATGCACTCTTTGATGATTCTCATTGAAAAACCCCTCTTTAAAATTCTTAAAAGCCTTAAAGAATGTTGGCCATTGGATTAGGGACAGCCAGCTGCTTGGATGAAGCCAAAAAGGCATTTTCTAGGAACTTGATCATTAAGGAAATTTTGAAATTACAAATGAGCCCCTCTAGTCTCACTTAATTATGTCACTATAGACATAACTTAAATTTATTTGCATTTAAACCCCTAAGACCAAAAAGTGATCTTATCCAACTTTCCAGAATTGCTTCTAATCTGCGCACCCAAACGGAAAAAATTATAACTCCCTCATTTGACGTCGGATGGACAAACCGTTTGAACCAATGGaaagaggactcgacgaactaacTTTTTCTAGTTCAAAGATATTCCAAATTCTGATGCAAGACCCACTAAAAAAATCCCTAAAGGTAGCATAGTTGCGGTGACTTATGAAATAGGATACAAGCGTGAATCCAAAGACCACCAGAAACTTCCAAACACATTGAATCACTATCAAACAAAGTTTCTTGAGCCACTAGACACTTCCATAACCTCAAGACTGGCCATCTCATCACTGTACTGCtcttggttgccaacaatgacaacccatatgcaacaatctccccctttggagtTGTTGGCAACCTTCTCATCATCTGTGTGCCTGCATCTACAACCAACACAACATACTTAAAGTTCTCCTGCTTGCAAGACCTGCATTTTCTCCCCTACGAAGGACAAGAATTCTCCCCATACAGTGATGAggactctctctccccctttgacaacaagtacaaAAGGACGTACAAGGACTCCCCCTGAGTCCATAATGGGAGCAAATCATCTACAATAAGCATGCTCCCCTTGCCCCTCTGCACCTCAATGCTTGGGAATAAGAACCACTCCCAACTTCTGTCTGAGGAACTTAAACTGCTCCTTGGGTAatggttttgtgaaaatatcTGTTGACTGTTCTGCTGTGGGGATAAACTCCAATCTCACTACTCCTTCTATGACCTTCTCTCTCAAGAAGTGATATCTGATTGCAATGTGCTTTGTCTTGGAGTGCATGACTGGATTCTTTGAGATGTTGATAGCACTTGTATTATCACAATAAATCACCACaggcctatcaacctcaacactCAAATCCTTCATCATCTGTTTCATCCACAACAACTGTGTACAACATGATGTGGCTGCTATATACTCAACCTCTGCAGTAGAAAGGGAGACCGAAccttgcttcttgctacgccaagctACTAAACTGCCACCCAAATAGAATGCACCACCACTGGTGCTTTTCCTG comes from Telopea speciosissima isolate NSW1024214 ecotype Mountain lineage unplaced genomic scaffold, Tspe_v1 Tspe_v1.0819, whole genome shotgun sequence and encodes:
- the LOC122648337 gene encoding secreted RxLR effector protein 161-like, with translation MTGCKLTKDDASPSVDHTTYRSMIGSLLYLTASRPDILQAVCIVARFQAGPKETHVAAVKRIFRYLKCTIDYGLWYPRTKDFTLSAFLRCRLGSDVDDRKSTSGGAFYLGGSLVAWRSKKQGSVSLSTAEVEYIAATSCCTQLLWMKQMMKDLSVEVDRPVVIYCDNTSAINISKNPVMHSKTKHIAIRYHFLREKVIEGVVRLEFIPTAEQSTDIFTKPLPKEQFKFLRQKLGVVLIPKH